In the Leptotrichia sp. oral taxon 847 genome, one interval contains:
- the dnaX gene encoding DNA polymerase III subunit gamma/tau, whose protein sequence is MRILNITLYRKYRPQNFDEIAGQEFVTRAIKNSLRENKLSHAYLFNGPRGVGKTTIARLIAKGVNCLNSDGITDSPCGVCENCVEISKGISMDMVEIDAASNRGIDEIRELKEKINYRPVKGRKKIYIIDEVHMLTKEAFNALLKTLEEPPSHIIFILATTEIDKIPDTVISRCQRYDFLPINKKDITKLLKTVAFKEDIEIDEKSLDLIYQKSEGSARDSFSIFEQVVSNYPGEAIDILMTQKALGVVPEALLKEFLDLILLSDKEKLIDFVDKIWEDGVVIETFLKDFSYYLKEQFRKESNIEVNFLLDTISSIYATLNEFKYEEDKRLLGYVLVHELYKNNKSVKDNIENVQSFDFDTKEISNSIYRKVMNEISLKDFEKAQTKNDFNEDKKKKAFIESSNLEKETDISVFRNNWRKIISGLEKVNIAFQVYFQNAKLLEVKDNVLYIAVESNFSAKMIMEKNKKEIEEIVNKICKTDIEIKALVLKNKVKSESKKFLDKMTEFFEGEILESKY, encoded by the coding sequence GTGAGAATATTGAATATTACATTATATAGGAAATATCGTCCACAAAATTTTGATGAGATAGCGGGACAGGAATTTGTAACTCGTGCTATAAAAAATTCTTTGCGAGAAAATAAATTATCACATGCTTATTTGTTTAACGGACCACGTGGAGTTGGGAAAACTACGATTGCAAGGCTTATTGCAAAAGGGGTGAATTGTTTAAATAGTGATGGTATAACAGATTCTCCTTGCGGAGTTTGTGAAAACTGCGTTGAGATAAGTAAAGGGATTTCTATGGATATGGTGGAAATTGATGCAGCGTCCAATCGTGGAATTGACGAAATTAGAGAGTTAAAAGAAAAAATAAATTATAGACCCGTAAAGGGAAGAAAAAAGATTTATATAATTGATGAGGTTCATATGCTCACAAAAGAGGCATTTAACGCACTTTTAAAGACATTGGAAGAACCGCCGTCACATATAATATTTATTTTAGCGACAACTGAAATTGATAAAATTCCAGATACGGTTATTTCGAGATGTCAAAGGTATGATTTTTTGCCAATTAATAAAAAAGATATAACAAAATTGTTAAAGACGGTGGCTTTTAAAGAAGATATTGAAATTGATGAAAAAAGTCTGGACTTGATATATCAGAAATCTGAAGGAAGTGCAAGGGACAGTTTTTCGATTTTTGAGCAAGTTGTGTCAAATTATCCGGGAGAAGCAATTGATATTTTAATGACGCAAAAGGCATTAGGAGTTGTGCCAGAAGCTCTTTTAAAAGAATTTTTGGATTTGATTTTGCTCTCAGATAAGGAAAAGCTTATTGATTTTGTTGATAAAATTTGGGAAGATGGAGTTGTAATCGAAACTTTTTTGAAAGATTTTTCTTATTATTTAAAAGAGCAGTTTAGAAAAGAAAGTAACATTGAAGTAAATTTTTTGCTTGATACGATAAGTTCGATATACGCTACATTAAATGAATTTAAGTATGAAGAGGACAAACGATTATTAGGATATGTTTTAGTTCATGAATTGTATAAAAATAATAAGTCGGTTAAAGATAATATAGAAAACGTCCAAAGTTTTGATTTTGACACAAAGGAAATTTCTAATTCTATTTATCGAAAAGTGATGAATGAAATTTCGTTAAAAGATTTTGAAAAAGCTCAAACAAAGAATGATTTTAATGAAGACAAAAAGAAGAAAGCTTTTATAGAAAGTTCAAATTTAGAAAAAGAAACTGATATTTCTGTTTTTAGAAATAATTGGAGAAAAATAATTTCTGGATTAGAAAAAGTAAATATAGCTTTTCAGGTTTATTTTCAAAATGCAAAACTTTTAGAAGTGAAAGATAATGTTTTATATATAGCTGTTGAAAGTAATTTTAGCGCAAAGATGATTATGGAAAAAAACAAAAAAGAAATAGAGGAAATTGTAAATAAAATTTGTAAAACTGACATTGAAATAAAGGCTTTGGTTTTAAAAAATAAAGTTAAAAGTGAAAGTAAAAAATTTTTAGATAAAATGACGGAATTTTTTGAAGGGGAAATTTTGGAAAGTAAATATTAA
- a CDS encoding response regulator transcription factor, with protein MKEKILVVEDDPKISRLLEIELKFEGFDVFFAYDGKEGLNMAKYGSYDLILLDVMLPKMSGMEVCKRVRETSQVPIIMLTAKDEISDKVVGFDYGADDYMTKPFSNEELLARIKALLRRTKKAVDHKGLFEFEDLTINYSTYEIFRGYGKDLIQLSKREFELLDFLVLNKGIVLSRDKILEEVWGFDYIGNDNILDLYIKYLRDKIDRPYERKFIQTVRGIGFIFK; from the coding sequence ATGAAAGAAAAAATACTAGTAGTGGAAGACGATCCTAAAATTTCAAGACTTCTTGAAATTGAATTAAAATTTGAAGGTTTTGATGTATTTTTTGCATACGATGGTAAAGAAGGGTTAAATATGGCAAAATATGGTTCATATGACTTGATTTTACTAGACGTAATGCTTCCAAAAATGAGTGGAATGGAAGTTTGTAAAAGGGTAAGAGAAACTTCTCAAGTACCTATAATTATGCTTACAGCTAAAGATGAAATTAGTGATAAAGTAGTTGGATTTGATTATGGAGCTGACGACTATATGACTAAACCGTTTTCAAACGAAGAATTGCTTGCAAGAATAAAAGCTTTATTGAGAAGAACGAAAAAAGCGGTTGATCACAAAGGATTATTTGAATTTGAAGATTTGACAATAAATTATTCGACTTATGAAATTTTTAGAGGGTATGGAAAAGACTTGATTCAGTTGTCAAAAAGAGAATTTGAGTTACTTGACTTTTTGGTGTTAAATAAAGGAATTGTTTTATCGAGAGACAAGATATTGGAAGAAGTTTGGGGATTTGATTACATCGGAAATGATAACATTTTGGATTTGTACATCAAATATTTAAGAGATAAAATTGACAGACCTTACGAAAGAAAATTTATTCAAACCGTGAGAGGAATTGGATTTATCTTTAAATAA
- a CDS encoding alcohol acetyltransferase: MGKNEKNWYKLDAFAKTYSSIISEGRTTCFRLSVLFSENVDLEILQEILPFMEKKYPFFNSELKRGIFWNYLQEKNTGFTVEKEKTYPCTDIQKNNPLRIIYYNNKLSVEIAHFLTDGGGAMIFFKDLLERYLEEKYFIVKNKMKMFAREKKNLEDVQNVEKDEYVNSYEKYLRKVSKEVTIKSAFHLPLKILKKGQYHITTGEISLGEIKKESKKHKTTIGKYLLAVYFKILLDRYFNAKNPIVIGVPVDLRKIFVEKTYRNFFINITPSVDASLGTYSLSEIITYLDNYFALKINEKEFYKSIYKAMNPVENILIQIVPYFIKRMFFPFIFDYYGERGYTTGFSNLGIFRIDEKYQKYVLGFRFLPPPSKRCKVKIGVISDTQKIYINFGNLTTNYEIERDFFVYLRKRGIRSKIITNY, encoded by the coding sequence ATGGGTAAAAATGAAAAAAATTGGTATAAATTAGATGCGTTTGCGAAAACTTATTCTTCTATCATAAGTGAAGGGAGAACGACTTGCTTTAGGCTTTCTGTTTTGTTTTCGGAAAATGTTGACTTGGAGATTTTGCAGGAAATATTGCCTTTTATGGAAAAAAAGTATCCGTTTTTTAATTCAGAACTGAAAAGAGGAATCTTTTGGAATTATCTTCAAGAAAAAAATACAGGATTTACGGTGGAAAAGGAAAAAACTTATCCGTGTACAGATATTCAAAAAAATAATCCACTTAGAATAATTTATTACAATAATAAACTTTCAGTAGAAATTGCTCATTTTTTAACTGATGGTGGGGGAGCCATGATATTTTTTAAAGATTTGCTTGAAAGGTATCTGGAAGAAAAGTATTTTATAGTAAAAAATAAAATGAAAATGTTTGCAAGAGAAAAGAAAAATTTGGAAGACGTGCAAAATGTTGAAAAAGATGAGTATGTCAATTCGTACGAAAAATATTTACGGAAAGTTAGTAAAGAAGTAACGATAAAATCAGCGTTTCATTTGCCACTGAAAATATTAAAAAAAGGACAGTATCATATAACGACAGGAGAAATTTCCTTGGGGGAAATAAAAAAAGAAAGTAAAAAACATAAAACGACAATTGGAAAATATTTACTCGCCGTCTATTTTAAAATTTTGCTGGATAGATATTTCAATGCAAAAAATCCGATTGTTATCGGTGTTCCTGTAGATTTAAGAAAAATTTTTGTTGAAAAAACGTATAGAAATTTTTTTATAAATATTACGCCAAGTGTGGACGCAAGTCTTGGAACTTACTCACTTTCTGAAATTATTACATATTTAGACAATTATTTTGCTCTTAAAATAAATGAAAAGGAGTTTTACAAAAGTATTTACAAAGCGATGAATCCAGTTGAAAATATTTTAATACAAATAGTTCCATATTTTATAAAGCGAATGTTTTTTCCGTTTATTTTCGACTATTACGGCGAACGGGGATATACAACAGGATTTTCAAACTTAGGGATTTTTAGGATCGATGAGAAATATCAAAAATATGTTTTAGGATTTAGATTTTTGCCACCGCCTAGTAAGAGATGCAAAGTAAAAATTGGAGTGATCAGTGATACTCAAAAGATATATATAAATTTTGGAAATTTAACTACAAATTATGAAATTGAGAGAGATTTTTTTGTTTATTTAAGAAAGCGTGGAATACGATCAAAAATTATAACAAATTATTAA
- the dnaB gene encoding replicative DNA helicase translates to MDTDNLNLTDETVDNLTEKTYSIKSEEALIGSIFLKPEIMSDVLEVINEEDFYKGNHKILFNEMKKAHESGKIIEVLVIVELLKKNNLLEEVGGKDTIYDFTEVVPTAANAMTYARIIKEKSIQRQLIGVGEDIVKLAGNGYEDIESILDKAEKKIFEISKKKQHQEIIQVGELADKKLYLLDKYQESKSELSGIPTGYAALDHMTSGLHGSDLMILAARPAMGKTAFALNLAISVAKQNKHVLVYSLEMGNEQLFDRILSIVAKIRLKALKDNMLSKKEMNKMGDIFGELTEMPLYISDSSSVNMLEIKSTARRLKSEGKLDFLLVDYLQLISPQEGYRKSREQEISEISRSLKLLAKELNIPILTLSQLSRGVEQRNNKRPMLSDLRESGAIEQDADIVMFLYRDSYYKKNNLDEEESSDNNNSNNDSGKEEDEKAEEVELIIGKHRSGPVGTVKLAFEASYQRFLNIKDDKYLPAFE, encoded by the coding sequence ATGGATACAGATAACTTAAATTTGACCGACGAGACAGTGGATAATTTAACTGAAAAAACGTATAGTATAAAGTCTGAAGAAGCGCTAATAGGTTCAATTTTTTTAAAGCCGGAAATTATGTCTGATGTTCTGGAAGTCATAAATGAAGAGGACTTTTATAAAGGAAATCACAAAATATTATTCAATGAGATGAAAAAGGCTCATGAAAGTGGAAAAATTATTGAAGTTCTTGTAATTGTCGAACTTTTGAAAAAAAATAATTTGTTGGAAGAAGTCGGAGGAAAAGATACAATTTACGATTTTACAGAAGTAGTTCCAACAGCGGCAAATGCGATGACTTATGCCAGAATAATAAAAGAAAAATCAATTCAAAGACAGCTTATCGGTGTCGGAGAAGATATTGTGAAGCTGGCAGGGAATGGATATGAAGATATAGAGTCGATTCTTGATAAGGCTGAAAAGAAAATTTTTGAAATCTCAAAAAAAAAGCAGCATCAGGAAATTATACAAGTTGGAGAATTAGCGGACAAAAAATTATATTTGTTGGATAAATATCAGGAATCTAAGAGTGAACTTAGTGGAATTCCTACGGGATATGCAGCTTTGGATCATATGACAAGCGGACTTCACGGATCTGATTTAATGATTCTTGCGGCTAGACCTGCTATGGGGAAAACTGCATTTGCACTAAATTTAGCAATAAGTGTCGCAAAACAAAATAAACACGTTCTGGTTTATAGTTTGGAAATGGGAAATGAGCAATTATTTGACAGAATTTTATCAATTGTTGCAAAAATAAGATTAAAAGCGTTAAAAGATAATATGCTCTCAAAAAAAGAAATGAATAAGATGGGGGATATTTTTGGCGAGCTTACTGAAATGCCTCTCTACATTTCAGATTCTTCAAGTGTGAATATGCTAGAAATAAAGTCGACAGCTCGTAGATTGAAGTCGGAAGGGAAATTAGACTTTCTTCTGGTGGATTATTTGCAGCTAATAAGTCCACAGGAAGGCTATAGAAAAAGCAGAGAACAGGAAATATCGGAAATCTCACGTTCACTAAAACTTCTTGCAAAAGAGCTAAATATACCGATTTTAACTTTGTCACAGCTTTCTCGGGGAGTGGAGCAAAGAAATAATAAAAGACCGATGTTATCTGATTTGAGAGAATCTGGGGCAATAGAGCAAGATGCGGATATAGTAATGTTTTTATATCGAGACAGTTATTACAAAAAAAATAATTTAGATGAAGAAGAAAGCAGTGACAACAATAATAGTAATAATGACAGTGGTAAAGAAGAAGATGAAAAAGCTGAAGAAGTAGAATTAATTATTGGAAAACATAGAAGTGGACCGGTGGGAACTGTAAAATTAGCATTTGAAGCTTCATATCAACGATTTTTAAACATAAAAGACGACAAATATTTACCAGCTTTTGAATAA
- the rplI gene encoding 50S ribosomal protein L9 yields MKIKVILTETIKGIGKKDEIIEVKDGYANNFLLNKNKAVLATPENINKLQKKNEKIKKNHERDVKEANELKDILAKKEIVLKVKAGENGKVFGSIGAKEIAEAIKDQLNIEIDKKKISSNTRVKDLGLHKVELKLHSEVKGSIKVKVEAK; encoded by the coding sequence ATGAAAATTAAAGTAATTTTAACAGAAACAATTAAAGGTATAGGAAAAAAAGATGAAATTATAGAAGTAAAAGATGGATATGCAAATAATTTTTTATTAAATAAAAATAAGGCAGTTTTGGCTACACCTGAAAATATCAATAAGTTGCAGAAAAAAAATGAAAAAATAAAGAAAAATCATGAAAGAGATGTAAAAGAAGCGAATGAATTAAAAGATATACTTGCAAAAAAAGAAATTGTATTAAAAGTTAAAGCTGGAGAAAATGGAAAAGTTTTTGGTTCAATTGGAGCAAAAGAAATTGCTGAAGCAATAAAGGATCAATTAAATATAGAAATTGACAAAAAGAAAATCTCAAGTAATACAAGAGTAAAAGATTTGGGACTTCATAAAGTTGAACTAAAACTTCATTCGGAAGTAAAAGGAAGCATAAAAGTAAAAGTGGAAGCAAAATAA
- a CDS encoding peptidase U32 family protein, which yields MEKRKRVELLAPAGNMEKLKSAFHFGADACFIGGNAFNLRGMSSNFNNKELKQAIDYAHSLGKRVYVTLNIFAHNAEIEYMPRFIKKLEEYGADAAIVADLGVFQLVREYAPNLKIHVSTQANNTNWMSVKTWKEMGAKRVILAREMSLNEIKKIREKVPDVEIEVFIHGAMCMTYSGRCLLSNYFTGRDSNRGICAQDCRWNYKVIAEGHEETGVHDIIENEDGTFMFNAKDLCTIEFIDKIIEAGVDSLKIEGRMKSIYYNSTVVKQYKRALDSYYSGNYKFDEDWLKELKTISHRQYSNGFFLGPTTEKDQNYKTGLSYSQTYRLVANVLEKVDTNKYKIQIRNQVFATQELELVRPESEVVKFKVKNFYNTKKEEYEDYVNPNTIAIIETDVEMGPMDLLRIKLPEGKSDSDMDKENF from the coding sequence ATGGAAAAGAGAAAAAGAGTAGAATTATTGGCGCCTGCTGGAAATATGGAAAAGTTAAAAAGTGCTTTTCATTTTGGAGCGGATGCTTGTTTTATTGGAGGAAATGCCTTTAATTTAAGAGGGATGTCCTCTAATTTTAACAACAAGGAATTGAAACAAGCCATTGATTATGCTCACAGCCTGGGGAAAAGAGTCTATGTTACATTAAATATTTTTGCTCACAACGCAGAAATTGAATATATGCCAAGATTTATAAAAAAACTGGAGGAATATGGTGCAGATGCAGCTATTGTAGCGGATCTTGGAGTATTTCAGCTAGTTAGGGAGTATGCTCCAAACTTAAAAATACATGTCAGCACACAAGCCAATAATACAAACTGGATGAGTGTCAAAACTTGGAAAGAGATGGGAGCTAAAAGGGTTATTTTGGCAAGAGAAATGTCGTTAAATGAGATTAAAAAAATTCGTGAAAAAGTGCCAGATGTTGAAATAGAGGTGTTTATTCATGGAGCAATGTGCATGACTTACTCAGGAAGATGTTTACTTAGTAACTATTTTACCGGAAGGGATTCCAACCGTGGAATTTGTGCACAGGATTGCCGTTGGAACTATAAAGTCATTGCTGAAGGACATGAAGAAACGGGAGTGCATGACATTATAGAAAATGAAGATGGAACATTTATGTTTAATGCAAAAGATTTGTGTACAATCGAATTTATTGATAAAATTATTGAAGCAGGGGTGGATTCACTAAAAATTGAGGGAAGAATGAAAAGTATTTACTACAATTCAACAGTAGTAAAACAATATAAAAGAGCGTTGGATTCTTATTATTCGGGAAATTATAAATTTGATGAAGATTGGTTAAAGGAACTTAAAACAATTAGTCATAGACAATATTCAAACGGATTTTTCTTGGGGCCTACGACTGAAAAAGATCAAAATTACAAAACTGGACTTTCATACAGTCAAACTTACAGATTGGTTGCAAATGTACTGGAAAAAGTTGATACGAATAAATATAAAATTCAAATTAGAAATCAAGTTTTTGCAACGCAGGAATTAGAACTTGTAAGACCAGAATCAGAAGTTGTAAAATTTAAAGTAAAAAATTTTTATAATACCAAAAAAGAAGAATATGAAGATTATGTAAATCCTAATACTATTGCAATTATTGAAACAGATGTCGAAATGGGACCGATGGATTTACTTAGAATAAAACTTCCTGAAGGAAAATCGGACAGTGATATGGACAAAGAGAATTTTTAA
- a CDS encoding DUF6320 domain-containing protein gives MYCIKCGIELEDGVKKCPLCETPVPQIEDLEKISYESEYPKININFYELRMKKVKKAVFLSFFTISIISILEVFFQNMIMYNRIKWGYYTIPSILIFDLFLFILLDSYRMRTNLFICFFGLSSYFLILDYGDKVLTWSLKLGIPIVVAFTVIGFIFSFVWDKHKTDKLKILNFFIFFVGIFLLVLEFIISRKMTWSIFSSIPLFILNILLRYSYKSYKEEFKRRLHL, from the coding sequence ATGTACTGTATAAAATGTGGCATAGAACTTGAAGATGGTGTAAAAAAATGTCCTTTGTGCGAAACACCTGTACCACAAATAGAAGATTTGGAAAAAATTAGCTATGAAAGTGAATATCCAAAAATAAATATAAATTTTTATGAATTGAGGATGAAAAAAGTAAAAAAAGCGGTATTTTTATCTTTTTTTACAATTTCGATAATTTCAATTTTAGAAGTATTTTTTCAAAATATGATAATGTACAATAGAATAAAATGGGGATATTATACAATTCCGTCAATTTTGATTTTTGATTTATTTTTGTTTATTTTACTTGATTCTTATAGAATGAGAACAAATTTATTCATCTGTTTTTTTGGACTGAGTAGTTATTTTTTAATCTTGGATTATGGAGATAAAGTTTTAACTTGGAGTTTAAAATTAGGAATTCCAATTGTTGTGGCATTTACAGTAATTGGATTCATTTTTTCATTTGTTTGGGACAAGCACAAAACGGATAAATTGAAAATATTAAATTTTTTTATCTTTTTTGTCGGAATATTTTTATTGGTGTTGGAATTTATAATAAGCCGAAAAATGACCTGGTCAATATTTTCATCAATTCCGCTTTTTATCTTAAACATACTTTTAAGATATTCATATAAGTCGTATAAGGAAGAATTTAAAAGAAGATTACATTTGTAG
- a CDS encoding sensor histidine kinase: MKNLKLEDRISLNYVLLFLVLILFSNIILVYSLQRQSKKNLVSLAQNKIEDINSFLDKVTVFSRKTNELTFDFNPQVVEGKRIIYLKPFNPGEESYLYVLEMKRNNSRVIPINTIGGTDTEEANATNEEVVGMLEKFNLKENDANGKTIDLGSENKYFAFKVARNIKHYDFNVYVLKNISQENKIYKRLEYLVILFTIMGAVLTLIVSKVVSRRILKPIKSVIKTAKSITSEDLSQRIEVPKSEDELQTLTLIINEMLDRIEISFGNQKKFVSDASHELRTPLAIIKGYAEIIKKRRLTNEEIFEESIDSIINETDNMRNLIQKLLFLAKGEITKINTKFVEIDANEMVRQIYSDTKVSTKTHKIHLKEGEDFKINGDETLLQQAIRAIIENATKYSEENTNIYIESEIKNGHGVISVRDEGVGISKEDAQRIFDRFYRVDLSRTKATGGTGLGLAIVKRIIEIHSGKIEIDSEMGKGTKISIVLPIDGKKIAGGNEKISKKVKIKEKSSSIFKFWKKKNKKEITKVNKSK, translated from the coding sequence ATGAAAAATTTAAAATTAGAAGATCGTATTTCTTTGAATTATGTTCTTCTATTTTTGGTATTGATATTATTTTCAAATATTATTTTAGTGTATTCACTTCAAAGACAGTCAAAAAAAAATTTAGTGTCTTTGGCGCAAAATAAAATAGAAGATATAAACAGTTTTTTGGACAAAGTTACGGTGTTTTCACGTAAGACAAATGAACTTACATTTGATTTTAACCCACAAGTCGTGGAGGGTAAAAGAATTATTTATTTAAAGCCTTTTAATCCAGGGGAAGAAAGTTACTTGTATGTTCTTGAAATGAAAAGAAATAATAGCAGGGTAATTCCGATAAATACAATCGGTGGGACTGATACAGAAGAAGCAAATGCAACAAACGAAGAAGTTGTAGGAATGCTGGAAAAGTTTAATTTAAAGGAAAACGACGCAAATGGGAAAACTATTGATTTAGGAAGTGAAAATAAATATTTTGCTTTTAAAGTCGCAAGAAATATAAAACATTACGATTTCAATGTCTATGTGTTAAAAAATATTTCACAGGAAAATAAGATTTACAAGAGATTGGAATATCTTGTAATTTTATTTACAATAATGGGAGCAGTTCTTACGTTAATTGTATCAAAAGTAGTCAGCAGAAGAATACTAAAACCTATTAAAAGTGTAATAAAGACGGCAAAAAGTATCACAAGTGAGGATTTGAGCCAGAGAATAGAAGTTCCGAAAAGTGAGGATGAGCTTCAAACATTGACTTTAATTATAAATGAAATGTTAGATAGAATTGAAATCTCTTTTGGAAATCAGAAAAAATTTGTGTCGGATGCGTCGCATGAGCTTAGAACGCCGCTTGCAATAATAAAAGGTTATGCGGAAATAATTAAAAAGCGTAGACTTACAAATGAAGAAATTTTTGAAGAATCAATTGATTCGATTATAAATGAAACTGATAATATGAGAAATTTAATTCAAAAGCTGTTATTCTTGGCAAAAGGTGAAATTACAAAAATTAATACAAAATTTGTTGAAATTGATGCAAATGAAATGGTTAGGCAGATTTATTCGGATACAAAAGTTTCAACCAAAACTCACAAAATTCATCTAAAAGAGGGTGAAGATTTTAAAATAAACGGTGATGAAACTTTGCTTCAGCAGGCAATTAGAGCGATAATTGAAAATGCGACAAAATATTCAGAAGAAAATACGAATATTTATATTGAGTCAGAAATAAAAAATGGACATGGTGTAATTTCAGTTCGTGATGAAGGTGTTGGAATTTCAAAAGAAGATGCGCAAAGAATTTTTGATAGATTTTATAGAGTTGATTTATCAAGAACTAAAGCAACAGGTGGAACAGGACTTGGACTTGCAATTGTAAAAAGAATAATTGAAATTCATAGCGGTAAAATAGAAATTGATTCTGAAATGGGAAAAGGAACTAAAATATCGATAGTTTTGCCAATAGATGGGAAAAAAATTGCTGGTGGAAATGAAAAAATCAGTAAAAAAGTTAAAATAAAAGAAAAATCAAGTTCAATTTTTAAATTTTGGAAAAAGAAAAATAAAAAAGAGATAACGAAAGTAAATAAAAGTAAATAA
- the tpx gene encoding thiol peroxidase yields MKKIILNSLILLAIVSCGNKTKSKTEEVKGVDKKYLEYVASLKSENDLKIKMGGEPVTIVGKKLKVGDKITQIPMVVNTKLEEKNIFDDKNIKVLYTAPSLDTKVCSIQTKILNDEAKKNPDIKFYSITEDTPFAQTRFCTENDINGIKAISDSKYHQFGLQNGLFIKEKGLLTRALIILDKDNTIKYIEYVSDEKKEADIDKALDFLKKMKK; encoded by the coding sequence ATGAAAAAAATAATTTTGAATTCTTTAATTTTACTTGCAATAGTTTCTTGTGGGAATAAAACTAAAAGTAAAACTGAAGAAGTAAAAGGCGTGGATAAAAAATATTTAGAATATGTCGCAAGTCTAAAATCTGAAAATGATTTAAAAATTAAGATGGGTGGAGAGCCTGTTACAATTGTTGGAAAGAAATTAAAAGTTGGCGATAAAATAACTCAAATTCCAATGGTAGTGAATACAAAATTAGAAGAAAAAAATATTTTTGATGATAAAAATATAAAAGTTTTATATACAGCGCCTTCTTTGGATACAAAAGTTTGCTCAATTCAAACAAAGATTTTAAATGATGAGGCTAAGAAAAACCCAGATATAAAATTTTATTCAATTACAGAAGATACTCCATTTGCACAAACTAGATTTTGTACTGAAAATGATATAAACGGAATAAAAGCTATTTCAGATTCTAAATACCATCAATTTGGTCTGCAAAATGGGTTATTTATAAAAGAAAAAGGTCTTCTTACCCGCGCATTAATCATTTTGGATAAAGACAATACTATTAAGTATATAGAATATGTTTCAGATGAAAAAAAGGAAGCTGATATAGATAAAGCATTAGATTTTTTGAAAAAAATGAAAAAATAA